A section of the Fusarium falciforme chromosome 8, complete sequence genome encodes:
- a CDS encoding Peptide hydrolase produces MKSSILSLSLYALAAPSLVSAGSSKKPLVNSLKLQKLINIDGLLAGSQKLQDFADANGGNRAFGSGGHNATVDYIYNTLKKLGTYDVVKQPFTELYSQGTASLKVNGEDFDASIMTYTPGGAVEGPLVVASNLGCEVGDFPAETKDNVVLVSRGECPFALKSTNAKQAGAAGVIVYNNVPGSLSGTLGAAFGDYAPIVGISQEEGQAILEKIKAGKVTVDLDINAITENRVSYNVIAETKEGDHNNVLVVGGHSDSVAAGPGINDDGSGIIGVLKVAEALSKFRVKNAVRFGFWSAEEFGLLGSYHYIKSINGSDTEISKIRAYLNFDMIASPNYVYGIYDGDGNAFNLTGPAGSEVLEKDFEKFFKTNRKPYVPSEFSGRSDYAAFIENGIPSGGLFTGAEQLKTEKEAKLFGGEAGVAYDVNYHQAGDNIANLNKEAYLLNTKSIANSVAKYAKSFKTLPKVHKASRRWDADKAQMLKRSSEHTHTHSGPCGGISQ; encoded by the exons ATGAAGTCCTCTATTCTTTCGCTCTCCCTCTACGCCCTGGCCGCGCCTTCACTGGTCAGCGCCGGCAGCAGCAAGAAGCCCCTGGTCAACTCGCTGAAGCTGCAGAAGCTCATAAACATTGACGGACTTCTCGCCGGGTCCCAGAAGCTTCAGGACTTTGCTGATGCCAATGGAGGAAACCGTGCCTTTGGCAGCGGTGGTCACAATGCCACCGTCGACTACATCTACAACACCCTGAAGAAACTCGGCACTTATGATGTGGTCAAGCAGCCCTTCACTGAGCTCTACTCGCAGGGTACCGCTTCCCTCAAGGTCAACGGAGAGGACTTCGATGCCTCCATTATGACCTACACTCCCGGCGGCGCCGTCGAGGGACCTCTGGTCGTTGCCTCCAACCTCGGATGCGAAGTCGGGGATTTCCCcgccgagaccaaggacaaCGTCGTGCTTGTGTCACGAGGCGAGTGCCCCTTTGCCCTCAAGTCGACCAATGCCAAGCAGGCCGGTGCTGCCGGTGTTATCGTGTACAACAATGTCCCCGGCAGTTTGTCTGGTACGCTCGGCGCTGCTTTCGGCGATTACGCGCCCATTGTTGGCATCAGCCAGGAGGAGGGCCAGGCTATCctcgagaagatcaaggccgGCAAGGTTACTGTTGATCTTGACATTAATGCTATCACTGAGAACCGTGTCAGCTACAATGTCATTgccgagaccaaggaaggTGACCACAACAACGTCCTCGTTGTGGGAGGTCACTCCGACTCTGTGGCTGCTGGCCCTGGTATCAA CGACGATGGTTCTGGTATTATTGGCGTGCTGAAGGTTGCTGAGGCTCTCTCCAAGTTCCGCGTTAAGAACGCCGTTCGCTTTGGCTTCTGGAGCGCCGAGGAGTTCGGTCTTCTTGGATCCTACCACTACATCAAGTCTATCAACGGCTCTGATACTGAGATCTCCAAGATCCGTGCTTACCTCAACTTTGATATG ATTGCCAGCCCCAACTACGTCTATGGTATCTACGACGGTGATGGCAACGCCTTCAACCTCACTGGCCCTGCTGGCTCTGAAGTCCTTGAGAAGGACTTTGAGAAGTTCTTCAAGACCAACCGCAAGCCCTATGTCCCCTCTGAATTCAGCGGCCGATCTGATTACGCCGCCTTCATCGAGAATGGCATTCCCTCTGGTGGTCTCTTCACTGGTGCCGAGCAGCTCAAGaccgagaaggaggccaagctcTTCGGCGGCGAGGCCGGTGTCGCATACGATGTCAACTACCATCAGGCCGGTGATAACATCGCCAACCTCAACAAGGAGGCCTACCTCCTGAACACCAAGAGCATCGCCAACTCTGTCGCCAAGTACGCCAAGAGCTTTAAGACTCTGCCCAAGGTCCACAAGGCTTCCCGGAGATGGGACGCCGACAAGGCCCAGATGCTCAAGAGGTCCAGCGAGCACACTCACACCCACAGTGGCCCTTGCGGTGGTATCAGCCAGTAA
- a CDS encoding Amino-acid permease inda1, producing MSVEKVVDTAPVTGEKAVAKDGAFAEEQAPSIRNEGLVGTGQEYEKEDFLTRTGLNARSFQRKHYGPGLVELDRKMKPRHLQMVAIGGSIGAGFFVGSGSALAKGGPGTLFLDFLLIGIMVFNVVYALGELAVMYPVSGGFYTYATRFIEPSFGFAMAWNYVLQWAASLPLELTVCAITIQYWAPDISPGVWIAVFLGAIIILNVFGTLGYAEEEFWAACFKLTSVCIFMIVALVLVCGGGPSSGRYDTYSGFKLWQDPGAFKNGFKGFCSVFVTAAFSFAGTELIGLAAAEARNPTESVPKAVKQVFWRICLFYIVALFFIGLLIDCNDESLLSSSSYSSTKASPFVLVGKYSGLKGFDHYMNAVILSAVLSLGIASVYGGSRTLLALAQQGYAPNIFTWIDRAGRPLPSVIFIILFGLLAFLNLDAAGPVIFDWLLALSGLSMLVTWASICVAHIRFRAAWKHNGRSLDEIPFKAIGGVYGSWFGLIFVIIVMMAQFYTAIVAPPGESGMGTVEGFFKQYLSFPIVLLFWAGGWLWKRTKWIKIEEIDIDTGRREHDWEAIRAYRAELASFPAWKRLVYTIF from the exons ATGTCGGTCGAAAAAGTTGTCGACACAGCCCCCGTCACGGGCGAAAAGGCCGTGGCAAAGGACGGTGCCTTTGCCGAGGAGCAGGCCCCTTCTATTCGAAATGAGGGCCTCGTGGGAACCGGACAGGAGTATGAGAAGGAGGACTTTTTGACACGTACTGGTTTGAACGCCAGGTCTTTTCAGAGGAAGCACTACGGCCCTGgccttgtcgagcttgatCGAAAGATGAAGCCGAGACATCTGCAGATGGTTGCTATTGGAGGATCTATTGGAGCTGGTTTCTTTGTTGGATCTGGATCTGCTCTGGCCAAGGGT GGACCTGGAACATTATTCCTCGATTTCTTGCTCATCGGGATCATGGTTTTCAACGTTG TCTACGCCCTTGGTGAGCTCGCCGTCATGTACCCCGTATCAGGCGGTTTCTACACCTACGCAACCCGCTTCATCGAGCCCTCATTCGGTTTCGCCATGGCCTGGAACTACGTTCTCCAGTGGGCTGCCTCCCTCCCCCTCGAGCTTACCGTCTGCGCCATCACGATCCAATATTGGGCCCCTGATATTTCTCCCGGCGTCTGGATTGCAGTCTTCCTcggcgccatcatcatcctcaacgtCTTCGGCACCCTTGGATACGCTGAGGAGGAATTTTGGGCTGCGTGCTTCAAGCTCACGTCGGTCTGCATTTTCATGATTGTCGCTCTTGTCCTTGTTTGTGGTGGAGGTCCTTCGAGTGGACGATACGACACATACTCTGGCTTCAAGCTCTGGCAGGACCCAGGTGCCTTCAAGAACGGCTTCAAGGGCTTCTGTTCTGTCTTCGTCACTGCCGCCTTCTCCTTTGCTGGCACTGAACTGATCGGTTTGGCTGCCGCTGAGGCTCGTAACCCTACCGAGTCGGTGCCAAAGGCCGTCAAGCAGGTGTTTTGGCGAATCTGCCTTTTCTATATCGTTGCTCTGTTCTTCATCGGTCTCCTGATCGACTGCAACGATGAGTCTCTGCTATCTTCTAGCTCCTACTCCAGCACGAAGGCGTCGCCCTTTGTCCTTGTTGGCAAGTATTCTGGCCTTAAGGGCTTCGACCACTACATGAACGCTGTCATCCTGTCGGCTGTTCTGTCTCTCGGTATTGCTTCAGTTTATGGAGGCTCTCGCACGCTCCTTGCTCTTGCGCAGCAGGGATACGCGCCCAACATTTTTACCTGGATTGATCGAGCTGGTCGCCCTCTTCCCTCAGTTATTTTCATCATTCTCTTTGGTCTTCTGGCTTTCCTCAACCTGGATGCCGCCGGTCCCGTCATCTTTGACTGGCTGCTGGCCTTGTCTGGTCTGTCTATGCTTGTCACTTGGGCTTCCATCTGTGTCGCCCACATCCGCTTCCGAGCTGCGTGGAAGCACAACGGCCgcagccttgatgagatTCCTTTCAAGGCCATTGGTGGTGTTTACGGCTCATGGTTTGGTCTGATTTTTGTCATCATCGTTATGATGGCTCAG TTCTACACTGCTATCGTTGCCCCCCCTGGAGAGTCAGGAATGGGAACAGTTGAGGGCTTCTTCAAGCAGTATCTTTCCTTCCCCATTGTGCTTCTATTCTGGGCCGGAGGATGGCTCTGGAAGCGAACAAAGTGGATTAAGATTGAGGAGATCGACATTGACACAGGTCGACGTGAACACGACTGGGAGGCTATCCGTGCCTACCGCGCCGAGCTGGCCAGCTTCCCTGCTTGGAAGCGCCTCGTTTATACCATTTTCTAA
- a CDS encoding Zn(2)-C6 fungal-type domain-containing protein, producing the protein MSSPACWTCRLRRKKCDRTRPICSACAGLDIDCHYSAVRPEWMDGGQKQDDMTKAIKAQVRQGSSSRRDKEFSVQVLPLGESSTSLQAPPSIDSPASTSSAAPVHATGQDETDDFLMTLYLDTVFPFLFPWYQPTSISGGRSWFLAILKGQLGIKHTAMSISAYYFALSLAQDASHTLRTPCEQHVWDTLALHMKTSLKIIRQDMDGLSKAPPHTKADIFRQTHVLEGIIQLLIFETTMARGGDWNMHLTAALALFNDIFETHGMKDGQHDLGVVLRAMDQNRPFFDGIKLGFSVWTADQASFQFFAAFLVFADIISSVSLKTPPRLQHYHRSLIADRHPSVDYSHDETRGIRMGDYVGCPGWVLVALGEVARLESLKHSAEPTQRAAIAEEVRNQSIELERMLEDSLVTTSNSASQTQNRVPVVEAWIHATMLYLTIIIEGWDPSHPRILHGVQRILEIISTMPWKLSLRSTMWPFCVAGCLAASEQEDMFRSVVSAMGPFQAFGTAKEALGLMERIWGLRNQLDKDSWSLCHCFEVDGVHFLLI; encoded by the coding sequence ATGTCATCACCGGCCTGCTGGACGTGCCGCCTTCGGAGGAAAAAATGCGACCGAACCCGACCCATCTGCAGTGCATGTGCTGGTCTGGACATTGACTGCCACTACAGCGCCGTGAGGCCtgagtggatggatggcgggCAGAAGCAGGATGATATGACAAAGGCTATCAAAGCTCAAGTGCGACAAGGCTCTTCATCACGTCGCGACAAGGAGTTCTCTGTCCAAGTTCTTCCTCTTGGAGAGTCTTCTACCTCTCTCCAAGCCCCACCCTCGATTGACAGCCCAGCGTCGACTAGCTCTGCTGCGCCAGTGCACGCAACCGGCCAAGATGAGACGGATGATTTCCTCATGACACTATACCTAGACACAGTGTTCCCCTTCTTATTCCCGTGGTATCAGCCCACAAGCATAAGCGGCGGACGCAGCTGGTTCTTGGCCATCCTCAAGGGTCAGCTAGGCATCAAACACACTGCAATGAGCATCAGCGCCTATTACTTCGCGCTGAGTCTCGCCCAAGATGCGAGCCATACGCTACGTACACCGTGTGAGCAGCATGTGTGGGATACACTTGCGCTTCACATGAAGACTTCCCTCAAGATTATTAGGCAGGACATGGATGGCCTAAGCAAAGCCCCTCCACACACCAAAGCCGATATCTTCCGCCAAACGCATGTCTTGGAAGGCATTATTCAGCTATTGATCTTTGAAACAACCATGGCGAGAGGTGGCGATTGGAACATGCATCTGACGGCCGCATTGGCCTTGTTCAATGACATTTTCGAGACTCATGGCATGAAAGACGGGCAACATGATCTGGGTGTCGTGTTGAGAGCCATGGATCAAAATCGGCCTTTTTTCGACGGAATCAAATTGGGGTTCAGTGTATGGACAGCTGACCAGGCCTCCTTTCAATTCTTTGCCGCATTTCTCGTCTTTGCGGACATCATATCCAGTGTCTCCCTCAAGACTCCTCCCCGCCTTCAGCACTACCATCGCTCTCTCATTGCTGATCGTCATCCTTCTGTCGACTATTCACATGACGAAACTCGAGGGATCCGTATGGGAGACTACGTCGGGTGCCCTGGGTGGGTTCTCGTAGCTCTGGGAGAGGTTGCAAGGCTAGAGTCCTTGAAGCACTCAGCTGAACCCACGCAAAGGGCAGCCATAGCAGAAGAGGTGCGAAACCAAAGCATAGAGCTTGAGCGGATGCTAGAAGATAGTCTAGTCACTACTTCGAACTCGGCAAGCCAAACTCAAAATCGGGTTCCCGTGGTGGAGGCATGGATACACGCTACAATGCTCTATCTCACAATCATTATAGAAGGCTGGGACCCATCACACCCCAGAATCCTCCACGGCGTACAACGCATCCTGGAAATCATTAGCACAATGCCCTGGAAACTCTCCCTCCGCAGCACCATGTGGCCGTTCTGCGTTGCCGGCTGCCTAGCAGCATCGGAGCAGGAGGACATGTTCAGAAGCGTCGTGTCGGCGATGGGACCCTTTCAAGCATTTGGCACAGCTAAGGAAGCTCTCGGGCTGATGGAGCGGATCTGGGGACTTCGAAACCAGCTAGACAAGGATTCATGGAGTCTTTGTCATTGCTTTGAAGTCGATGGTGTTCACTTCCTGTTGATATGA